Genomic window (Zingiber officinale cultivar Zhangliang chromosome 2B, Zo_v1.1, whole genome shotgun sequence):
taataaatataaaaataaaataatgatattTATTAAATAAGATAACAaagcgcatatatatatataactatgaTTGTATATTTGATTAAATACAAATACTAtgaattacaaaaaattattttgttttgaAACAAAAATAGTTGACATTATTAATGAATGCAATCttcatttttctctttttctcaTAATTAACTTTGATTTAGTTgccttttaatttaattcaatttataattacattattttttaaaaaaattatgatataatTTCGTTAGTAAAGTAATTTAAATTcgatttaattaataaaatatgtaAATTAATCTAAACTAATTAGTTAGAATTTTACATTctaaactaataaaatatgcTATTAACTCTGACCAAACATTATCACGTATCTTTGCAATATGTTCATTATATCTGCTGAAATCGTTCATCTAACTATTTCAATTAAGGTAATTAGCTTTTGGATCACCTCAGTTCTTGTATGCATTTGTGGTGTAAGTGTAATGACATCATGGTTTTGACTCCTTATTCAATGCCGAACAAATGAGTATCATCACAATAATTTTTTTCGTTAGTTTGATGATATTTCATCAGTATTTAATGTGGAAAACTATATTTCAGGTTAACATCAGGTTCATGCTTGCTTAGCAGAGATACATCTGTGCCATTTCATACTTCTGGGGTAATGCATAATGTGGGAGGTATTTTTTTTCTTAGCTGAATCCCCTTCTCATACGATCTGTTTGTATGTATGTAATCACGGAACTCATTAACCAATATTTCCTCCCCTACATTCAGTAAATTTGAGATGTATTGTAGTCCTGTAACCATATATAGTTTGGTGTCGATTCTGTTGTTTTGTTGAAATTTTGTAAAATACATTTCATTCTCATGGCCTGGTCATCTTAGTTTTCTAGATATAGTAATATATTTACATAAAGATGGGTGGAAATGAAAGTACCTGTTCATATTTCCATGtaaatttatcaaatttttaCAACTACTCCACGGTCGAATCAGAATTAAACTTTGATCTTTCTTGTAGATCCTCTTGTAACTGTATAATCTCTATTAAGAGTGCAACTAGAGATTGTTCATTCCCTTTAGCCTTTTAAATAGATTCTCCTAAAATCTGAGATTTTATTATCgtgaaaattaagttttatttatttatttatttatttattgtcacttacagaaatatatatgtaaaattcttcaTATATACCTAGCAATCCTCAATTGCAAGTAATCATATGTACTTGACAAacttgaaaaaagaaaagaagagcacaAGACTGGAATGGAAGATTGCCAAGTAAATCAAGGAATATGTCTATCTTTCCTGAGGTGATATCCAAGTTGAGAGGCCATGGAAATGGATGGAGTAATCGAGCCTCCAAAGAGCACATATAAATAGCCTCCTACTGTCTCCTCCTCCCTCATCATCCCTTTCCGTCACCGTTCAAGAGAGCTCACTGAACAGAAGCCTCTCTCATGGAAACTGGGCGTGCTTACATGGACTTTGTTCCTTCGCACGAGTGGTTTCAAGATGAAGTGGCCGATACGCTCGTCGTTCACCTCCCAGGCATCTAATTTCTGATCTCCTGTTTACTACGCTCGTCTAGGAGTAGATTTTGTGTTCGTCTTAAGCTacaatttgtttgtttgttttctcAGGCTTCAAAAAGGAGCAGCTCAGGGTTCACATCGTCAGGGATGGGAAGCTACACGTCAGCGGAGAACGCCCGTTGATCAAGGACCAATGGAGCCGCTTCCGCAAGGAATTCCAGTTGCCGGAGAATTGCAACGCGGACCAAGTCCACGGCAAGCTCGAGAACGGACTCCTCACCGTCGTGCTCCCCAAACTGCACCACCGAGCAGACGCCGAAGGCAAGGATGAAAAGGTGGAGAAGGGTGGCGTGAAACAGAGGGAAGCTGACGCTGCCTCAAGGCCAGCGCCAGCGCCGTCCCAAGGTGCGGCTGTGGGCGATGAGAAGATGAAGCTCAAGAGCTATGCCAGTATGGACGTTCGCCTGCACCAGCACGAAGGGAAACTGCGCTTGGTTTGTTTGCTTGTGGCCGTCGTGGTGGCAGCTTGGTATGTGTATCAGAAGCTGAATCCTGAAGAGACGCAGCGGCATGAATCATGATGCCTACCCAGCTATCTGAAGGCTCGGTTCAAGAAAGACTGGAACATGTGTGACCATGGAAGTGTTTATGATTATGATATTATTTCTGAACAAAATAATAGCGAAAGCTAATCCATCACAACTTACATCACAATCCTTACTCGAGATCTTTCAATGATAAGTTCTCTCAATAGCTACGACAAGAGAGATTAACAAGTAGCTTAAAGCTCTACGCTTAGAATCACTTCTCTGAGCTTAAacaaaagttatttttttagtAATAGATAGATGAtcttaaatcaaattttaaattacttAAATAGTCATAGGGGAGATATAGTTCAATCGGGAAGATCTTTACATAGGAGTGTATTAAAACTTAGGGGCATCTTTGTAAATTATTGATAAGTAAGGGATCCTCCTGATAATTTCCCTTAATAAACAACAACCTGATGTTATTTATTCATTATACAAAATATTATTTAGATATTGATGATTCAAAATTAACAAAACCCAGAAAACCTAATCGCCTATGCTCCTGCGAGCTGCTCCCATCCCGGCGAGCCTTCCTGATCCCTCCATTTCCTCGAGCCGGCCGCCTCCTCACAGACTTCGCAGCCATCTCCTACGCGCagtcttctttctcttcttcctcctccaacgACGCGAACCGGACCTTCAACCTCTCCGCTTGACGCCCGCGGCGTCGTCGAACGCCCGGTGCAACGTCGGCAGCTTGTGAAACCCAGAAGGAGGTAGGTAACTTCCTCCTCGGTCTATTTCTTTCTTTTGCTCTCGAAGACGAGTTCATCTGATCGAACTTGTGTCGACACGGGCACTGGAGGGATATCCACCGAGTCCCCTCTGCGATTGAGGATTCGTAGGTTCCATTAATACcatcaaggggaaaaaaaatTACACTGCTCCTTTTATCTATTCGTATCGGTAAACATTTCGTTGGATTTGCTCTAGTTGCAGGAGAAGAGAGGACAAGATGGGTGAGGAGGTGGACAAATCGTTTCTTGCACGTATGCTTTCCTATCTGCGCTCCTCCAGCAAGTATTTTGTTTTCTACTTAGTACTCTATTAATGCCTTTTATTGTTATACTCTCATTTAAGTTACAGAAGATAAACAGAAGTCATACCTTTGCAAATGTGACTAAAGTTTTGTATAACCTCTACATCACTTCGTCCAAAGACTCTAATTAGCATACACAAGTACTTACACGTTTcaacttatattttctttttctttctcttatttgTGCTACTTAGGTAAGTTATGTGGTTGTAGTGTATTCTTGTGCACCTGATTCAAAGTGAACCTAGTATACATGAATTTACATAGTGGTGAATTTTTATACACAAAAATCAGCTATTATCTAGAGCAATTTGAGACTGAATTAAAATCATAGGACACGTAGGTTTGTTGTTTCAAACCAAGCTGCCATCAAAACCTCAAATTGTAATGTAAGCATGGCCAAGAAGTTTATTAATACAGAATGTAGTCCAATATTCGATCATTGATTTCATCAAGATCGGGAGTTTGGAAGTTGACAGAAAAAGTGAGTGCCAGTTATTTGTGGCTTAATCCCAGATATCAAATTGAAAGGGAATTTTTTAGTTTGGTTGAATATATGCTCTGAATTTTTGTTTAGTATTGTATAATTTCAAATTGAACTAAATTGGGATTTTTCTAATCAGCTTCATGAtgaattatgaattttttttatttcatgaaCTGGTAATGAAGTTTTAAGTAAGATCCAATTGCCATGATAATAGAATAACAACAAGAAGATAACTACTTATATAAAGGCAATGATCACAGTTTTTTATAATATGTCTTATGGGGTTAGTCTCACATTGGGTATTTAGTCAGTGGGCAATAAGTTGCAGTCCTATATATATAGAGGGATGATACCCTACATACCTTACGCCGCACACCCTGCATACCTAAAATATTTTTTCGGGTTGAAATATTTTTTTGCGCTTAATACTATAAGCCAATCCCTAAACCTTAAAGGAAAATACTCTAAATGGCTTAACCACAAgctgaaaataaaaagaaaaaaagccTGCGGATGCCTGTCGCAAACAAAAGTCCGGACGGTAAGTCcacaggatatatatatatatatatatatagtgctaAAGCAACCTCCTTCCTGAGATTAGAGTTTTCTACAATCACTTCGACAACATCAAAGGCTTGCTATTTTTCTACTACTTTAACTACATTTTTGTCTCTCCTCTTCATCATCattctctttcttcttttctatatcttgatcttgctccattaTTCATGTGTTTTAACCCTCTATTTGATTACATTCCCTTTACTTACTTCATGCAAACAGCCTAACCTCAACAGCATTAAATTGTACCTCCTTAACAATGATTTGTATGTTAGCAATACACCATCTTCTTTTGCATGTTAGCAAATTTTCACCTCGACCAAATCTATCATAGAGTTGGTTTGATAGAAaaagtaaaaatagaaatgcAATTTTTTTGTCTCTCAAAAGTACTTTGGTTTTTCAGGGAGAATTGAGGTTTGGAATGGTAAATTATAAAGTATAATAACTTTCGTTTGTTATTATATGTAAGTCACAAGCAATTATTTCAGGGACCTATGACCTGGTTCATTGTCTGACAATTTCCCACTAATCTATATAACATTAGCTATATTTTACTCTGAGAGTTGATTGGAGAATTAAAGAGTGAAAAGCAAAAGTAAAAATTTGTGTATATTTTTTGGTCATCATATTTTTGCTTTCATTTCCTTGGTATAGCATGTATCTTCAGATTTTAATTTTACACAATATTGTTTTCAAATTACAGGTACTACACTGGATATCCAAAGGATCTTGGACCTTCAAGGGTTATTCACTTCACCTCCGAGCGTCAATTTGTCCAACTCTTGCATGAAGGCAGGCCTGTGGCAGTTGCCTTCACTATAAGGTTCTAACTAGCTCTCCTACAGTTTCTTTGGGAACtctaataaaagaaacaaaataatgCCATTTGCATGCGCAAAGTCAttcttttatcatattttaataTAATGCAAAATTTGTTTCCAATCAATTTTTGATACTGTAATTTTGGATGAGAAGGTTACAGTGAATGACTATTTCTTCTTCATATTTAGTACTTGTTGTGTTGAATAAAATGTCCAATATGTTAGATCTGTGGTAATAATACATATGTGAAGTTACTTGGATGTATGGATTAAATGCAAGCATTCATTGTGAATTTACTTCAGAATCTTGTGTTTGATTGTAGGAGTCCCTATACGGAACATCTTGATGGGGTGTTGGAGGAAGCTGCTGCAAAGTTTTGCCCACACATCAAATTCATGCGTGTATGTTTGTAGTCAATAACTGCAATTTTTATTGCCCCTTATTTAAATCTTATTTaggattttattattattattattatctgctGACTAACTCTCAAAGCACTTTTTTGCTTGCCTAAATTATCTAATGactagtgttttttttttcagagaCATATCACATTTGTTATAGTATACACTACTTGTCAATATATTATTCTTCGATTTAGGTTTTAGACTCATTAGTTTT
Coding sequences:
- the LOC122045266 gene encoding uncharacterized protein LOC122045266 encodes the protein METGRAYMDFVPSHEWFQDEVADTLVVHLPGFKKEQLRVHIVRDGKLHVSGERPLIKDQWSRFRKEFQLPENCNADQVHGKLENGLLTVVLPKLHHRADAEGKDEKVEKGGVKQREADAASRPAPAPSQGAAVGDEKMKLKSYASMDVRLHQHEGKLRLVCLLVAVVVAAWYVYQKLNPEETQRHES
- the LOC122045267 gene encoding uncharacterized protein LOC122045267, yielding MGEEVDKSFLARMLSYLRSSSKYYTGYPKDLGPSRVIHFTSERQFVQLLHEGRPVAVAFTIRSPYTEHLDGVLEEAAAKFCPHIKFMRVECPKYPGFCLTRQKKEYPFIEIFHSPEQTANQGKVVDPNVTKYAVKVMPFNYDVSVYGFREFFKKHGFHVENPSETATTDHH